From one Streptomyces sp. Q6 genomic stretch:
- a CDS encoding acyltransferase family protein: MEAPPGAARTTAPAAARKHGKARDAFFDNAKYLAIVLVAMGHAWEPLRGDSRAASALYITVYSFHMPAFIVISGYFSRSFDASPNRLKRLVTGVAVPYVLFEVAYTFFKRTAGDDPTYPISLLDPWYLTWFLIALFVWRLSTPLWKVVRWPLPLALAIAALASVSPDIGDDLDLQRVLQFLPFFVLGLCLKPEHFQLVRRKEARLLALPVFAGALLFAYWAAPRMNAAWFYRRDSAQELAAPGWSGAVMTLAMFGCSVILAACFFAWVPGRKLWFTALGAGTLYGYLLHGFLAKGSRFWDWYEVHWVHTPWGEIVVTLAAASVITVLCTPPVQRMFRFAMEPKMEWAFKRDTAQAARRH, translated from the coding sequence GTGGAGGCCCCTCCGGGGGCGGCGCGGACCACGGCCCCGGCCGCCGCGCGCAAGCACGGCAAGGCGCGGGACGCGTTCTTCGACAACGCGAAGTACCTGGCGATCGTGCTGGTCGCCATGGGGCACGCCTGGGAGCCGCTGCGCGGTGACAGCCGGGCGGCGTCCGCGCTGTACATCACGGTGTACTCGTTCCACATGCCGGCGTTCATCGTGATCTCCGGATACTTCTCGCGCTCGTTCGACGCGAGTCCGAACCGGCTGAAGCGGCTGGTCACCGGGGTGGCCGTGCCGTACGTCCTGTTCGAGGTGGCGTACACGTTCTTCAAGCGGACGGCCGGGGACGATCCCACGTACCCGATCAGCCTGCTCGACCCCTGGTACCTGACCTGGTTCCTGATCGCGCTGTTCGTGTGGCGGCTGAGCACCCCGCTGTGGAAGGTGGTCCGCTGGCCGCTGCCGCTGGCCCTCGCCATCGCGGCGCTCGCGTCGGTCTCCCCCGACATCGGCGACGACCTGGACCTCCAGCGTGTGCTTCAGTTCCTGCCGTTCTTCGTGCTCGGCCTGTGCCTGAAGCCGGAGCACTTCCAGCTGGTGCGCCGCAAGGAGGCGCGGCTGCTCGCGCTGCCCGTCTTCGCGGGCGCCCTGCTGTTCGCGTACTGGGCGGCGCCGCGGATGAACGCCGCCTGGTTCTACCGGCGCGACAGCGCGCAGGAGCTGGCGGCACCCGGCTGGAGCGGCGCCGTGATGACGCTCGCCATGTTCGGCTGCTCGGTGATCCTGGCCGCGTGCTTCTTCGCGTGGGTGCCGGGGCGCAAGCTCTGGTTCACGGCGCTGGGCGCCGGGACGCTCTACGGGTACCTGCTGCACGGCTTCCTCGCCAAGGGCTCCCGCTTCTGGGACTGGTACGAGGTGCACTGGGTGCACACGCCGTGGGGCGAGATCGTGGTGACGCTGGCCGCCGCGAGCGTGATCACCGTGCTGTGCACACCACCGGTGCAGCGGATGTTCCGGTTCGCGATGGAGCCGAAGATGGAGTGGGCGTTCAAGCGCGATACCGCGCAGGCCGCCCGCCGGCATTAA